The DNA sequence TTATTAAAAAAATCAAAATGGAAAATACAACACCATTCAAAATTGCAACGCCAAATTCTTTAGCAAGTCTTGACTTCAAATCCGAGGTCCAAATACTGCCAATAGCAAGACCGCGAACAACAATAATTGCAGCTTGAGAACCTGAGCTCCCTCCCATTGCCATAACGATTGGGATGAAAAATGCAGCAGTAACAATCTGTTCGATTGAAGCCTGATATTTTGAAAGAACGACTGCACTCAGCATTTCTCCAATGAATGCAAACAAAAGCCAAGGTATTCTACCTCGTGAAATCTTTAATGAAGAAAACGAAGCTTCTTCAGTAGACACACCGGCTAATCTTTCAATATCTTCTTGTGCTTCTTCATGGATAACATCGACGATGTCATCGATTGTGATTCTTCCAACCATTCGCTTGTGCTCATCTAACACAGCGATAGAAACTAAGTCATACTTTTCCATTATCTGTGCGACTTCTTCCTGATCGTCAAGCACATTAACAGTTATTAAATCCTCATCAACAATACTTTTAATTTTTACTGTTGGATCAGAAATAATTAAATTTTTTAGTTGAACAGTACCAATTAATTTTTCTTCATTATCGATTATGTAAAGTAAATATATTTGTTCGACAAGCTCTGAGTTCGCACGGATTTCGTTTATCGCGTCTTGCACGGTGGCATTCTGATTGACGGCAAGGAAATCAGTATTCATTAAGCCGCCGGCGCTGTCTTCCGGATAGCTTAGGATGTGTTTTACATCTTCGGAATCTTCCTCATCAATATTTTCAAGGACTTCTGTTGCAACATGATCGGGAAGGTCTTGAACAATATCTGCAGCATCATCAACTTCCAGTTCATCAACTATTTCTGTAATTTTTTCAACTTCAGTTTCGCTGAGAATTTCTTCGCGAAGAATTTCATCAAGTTCAACTATAACTTCAGAGGCAAGCTCTGTTGGCAAAAGAGCAAATAAGTATTTTGCGTCATCGACATTTAAATG is a window from the Ignavibacteria bacterium genome containing:
- the mgtE gene encoding magnesium transporter, producing MEEEKKINNNLQVQDIVQADEELLEDISKLIEFEDKNSLLTIIADLHHADIAEIINHLNVDDAKYLFALLPTELASEVIVELDEILREEILSETEVEKITEIVDELEVDDAADIVQDLPDHVATEVLENIDEEDSEDVKHILSYPEDSAGGLMNTDFLAVNQNATVQDAINEIRANSELVEQIYLLYIIDNEEKLIGTVQLKNLIISDPTVKIKSIVDEDLITVNVLDDQEEVAQIMEKYDLVSIAVLDEHKRMVGRITIDDIVDVIHEEAQEDIERLAGVSTEEASFSSLKISRGRIPWLLFAFIGEMLSAVVLSKYQASIEQIVTAAFFIPIVMAMGGSSGSQAAIIVVRGLAIGSIWTSDLKSRLAKEFGVAILNGVVFSILIFLITYFAWAENPRFSLTLSLSLLVVMINATLIGALIPLLLEKLNVDPALATGPFVTTLNDVIGLLIYFGFLTVIYLQ